From the Carassius carassius chromosome 34, fCarCar2.1, whole genome shotgun sequence genome, the window CATCTAGGCACAGAAACTTTTCAAACGGTTGAAGATGTAAAAGCACCACAGGGACATATCCTGTAAGGATGTGAGAACATGGGCATGTGTACTTACAGAGAAGACAATGTCATAGTCCATTCCAGTGAAGCTCTCATCTGTGAGGTCTTCAAAATAGTCAGCCAATGCATCCAGTGTCTCTTCTGCTAGTCTCTCATATTCTGTCTCTGTTAGTTCTCTATTCAAAACAATCACTGTATGTTAAGAAAATAATAGTTTTCAGTAACTGCAAAAATACAAGTGAAAATTATGCTTATGTGTAAATAATAAATGAGAAAAAGAAGTGGTTTATTAATAGTTgtctgtattaaaaatatttgtttggtTTATATGGCATGCTTTCTGTGCTACAAACTTTGTATTGAATATTATTTGAATGTGAGCAATAAAAAGATTATGAGGTTGACATTGCTGAGACTTTTGgtatataaacaaataacttttttaacaCCCTAACAAAATACAACCTAGACAATTACAATTATTTGAACAACAATCTTACAATGAACGAACCCTGACCAATGCAATGATAAATCATAAACAGTAAATCttattgcataataaaaatacaagcaatattgttaatattattctCTGTAACGATAATGGTAAATCACAACTTGTATATCATATTGCATTATAAATTTAAAAGGAATATTGCAAATATTGTGTTTGTGCTCTGTCAGTGATTAGTACAAGACTAAACTTTAACCTGATAATTTAGTAAACACTATTTACCTGAACTGAAGTGCATTTTTTTCTCCAAGCGGTGCGCTTAAATGGAGTTCTCTTTTCTTCAGAATCCAATCAAACCACTTGAaaagagtaaaaaagtaaaaaagaggtTCATTTAAACTTTTACACATTTTGAGACTTGATTTAGAAATATAAAAAGGCACAAAAGGTCTGTGTTACCTGTGAATGTCCTCCACATACACCGGTCCTTGTAACTGTCTTTGGTGAAGAAATACTCCTAAATCTGCCACCACATATCAACTAAAACAAATGAATCACAAATAAAACAGACTTTCAAAACAATACTCTGACAACTAAAACACAAGCAGTTACACTAATTAAGGTTATCAAAATTGGACTACAATTcagcataaaatattaaaatcaagtAATTATATTGCAAACATCCTGAAACATCCTAGGGTTTGTTTAACAGgtagagttttttgtttttatttgcaccTAAATAAAATATATCGAGCCAGTAAAGTTGTCTGTGTCATGTCTGTCCAGATCTCATATAATCATATCCAGTTCTTATATAATAGATTTGTCtcttttaaaatacaaaagtaaGAGACAAAAAAAGATTCTATGATAAGAGACATGCATATCTCATCATAACCTGCCAAGGCGCAGATTGACAATTCAGTCATGCTAACCAGCAACAATCGTTTGTTTACAGCTCACTCACTTCAAGTCCACTTCTCATTGTTGACAGTCTGGAGGCTTGTTGGTGACATTTCCATGTGGAGCTCAAGCTAAGCAGATGACAATAACATTTAGTTAACCTTGACATAGCTTCTAAAAGGATGCAAGTCTCCGGCTAAtcagtcttcttcttcttcttcttcttcttctttcgggtttaatggcggttggcaactAATCtcaaaggtgcattaccgccacctactagACTGGAGTGTGGGTGTTAGAATCTCAAAGGAGAGGTGAAGAAaaatttaataagtaaataaatagaaataaaaactaataataatttaaaaaaaaaaacctttacaaaagAAAATTGCTTCCTATTAAATTATTTCACTTAACCCagtgtttattaaaaacaaaattaataaattgtgtatacTCCCAGATTATTTCCCTAATAAATGCTCAAGTGTCATGCTTTGTTCATCCATCTGTGCTTTTAATTCTGCCCTATCTTCTTCATATTTTTTGCAGTCTAACAGTATATGCTTCAATGTCTCTTGCACATTACACTCAGTGCATATACCAGTGGGATGTTTTCCTATTCTGTGCAATGTTGCATTTAAACCAGTGTGACCCATTCTAAGACGTGAGACTAACATCTCCTCCCTAGGGCTTCTGCCCTTCCTCATGCTTGTGACTACTTGATTTTGTATGCTGTATAGATGACATCCTGTATCCACTGTGTTCCAATATTCTTGCCATATATTAAGTGAATGTTGCTTTATGATGGTTTTGACCTCTGCTCTACTTATTGGTACTTGTACATCTACTGTTTCATGCTTTATAGAATTTCTTGCTAGCATATCCACAACTTCATTTCCTTCCACCCCTACATGGGCAGGAACCCAAAGGAAGGAGACAACCACTCCCTTATTATGAAGTGTGAGAAGCAAGTGAAGTATTTGATAAATGAGGTCTTGTCTACATGACGCTCTCCCAGATTGAATGCTTAATAATGCTGATAAACTGTCTGAGGCTATAACAACACCTTGACTCTGATGATTTTTCCCCAGGCTAATCAGTCTGATGACCTCATGAGATTTCAAAATACAGGTcccaacaaaataaaagttttattcagattttcgtctagatagatagatagatggcacCTCAAACCAGTAGGTGGCATCAAAGACAGCGTGTCGGCATTATTGGAATGAACAATAATATTGAATATTTCTCTGAAGTGCAGGAGGAGGGCGGAGTTTCGCTCGCTGCCGTATGTCTTCAGTCGCCTTCATTACCGATTCCACAAAGTAAAGGAACACTGAGTACACTTACCTCTAGTGAGCGAAACACTACAAGTCCCGGAATATCAGTGTGTACTCAAGTCAGTCTCTCTATCTCTGAAGGTAAGGCAGACCCCCCGCGCAAAAAGACATACATgcaggtaagatttttttttttttaagatgtttatTGCGATGTAACTTGTCTGAACCTGTCAGAAGGATATACACCTGTACCAGTCCAGCGGTGTGTTCCGCTTTCATATTGTCCAGACGTCATATTTGACATATTCATGTGCTTAATTATGGAATTTTTATGCATAGTTCCATAAATACGCACGtaggacaaaaaaacaaaacaaaaacaaagtagccaattaaataataataataatgtaaatcaaATTTTATCGTTGTATTTGTTCATTGCAAAATCATAACATAgactgtttttacattttaaaaggctACAAGAGTAGCAAAATTACGTAATATTGCAGGGAAGTGTTTTCTCAGAAATATTTTGAGGTCTTGTAGATGTGTTAACAACTTATGAAAATCTTGTGTGCAATCTAAGccgtttttacatttattctctTTAAACGTGTCCGATTTATAAATCCTCTACAAACACATTAAAGTAGGGGAGAAAGGGTCTAGTTGTCACGTGGTAAATTGGCAGAAGGGTCCTTCATCTCAGTAACTATAATGGCACAAAAGGTTAATCTGAGTTCAGGGAATTGTATCATGTGTCTCTGAACAATAACAGTGGAAATGTTAAATAGCTGTTTTTTGTAGTCAGTATGTggatatactgtacaaactgagaAATGCTCACTAAAAAGTGTGACAGTTAGCCCTGGTTTACCCTTTATTGATTAAACTTGAATGATGTTAGTGGAATAGAgcacaataaatacatttctgtcatATTGTCAATATTTTCTTtggtagttaaaaaaaatatatatatatatatataaatatatgaaaactgcCTATTTATGTTATTTCAAACCATCCAGATTAAATATAGACTGTTCTTATTACTGTAGGAAACGTTTGTTGAGAAAagtcataaaaaaacattttacatgttCTTAGATGTTGTTTGCAATTTAGTAGATCTAATGAGGATATGAGAAAAGTCTCATACGCAACCCTGACTGGAACGTTTTTTGGACAAGTTTTGCACCTGGAGCCATGAAACCGCATGACAGCAAAGAACAATATGAGGAAGAAGAATTATTCCTCCAGTTTTTGTGGTTGCAGTCTCTTTAATCGAAGCTCAGTGTCTCTTGCGCTGCGCAGATCCTTTTCCGTGTGACTGTTCCCAAAAACCTTCTGCAACAGTACTGAACTTCATGATTCTGTAACAGAAGTTTGTCTAATTCTGAATCTTTTGTGCATTTAGTAAAATATACTGGCAGCAAGTTTTGCTTATTCACACATAACAAAAATATGAGGTATTTtcagaattaaatattaaaataactttctactatttttgcagtatattgtatgtataatgttaatattttctGCATGCATAGATaggtcaagtttttttttatatatatatttcattgtattttagcAGATATATCTATAATATGTCTGACTAAGGATTTCTTTACAgaaaattgaatttaaaattaaaaagttgattaCTGCATGCCACTCACATGTAATCTGATGAGGTTGTGTTGTGTGAATTAATGCAAAAAGTGCTTCATGTTCTTTTTACAGACAAGTTTCATCTGTGCCCCAGTCCTCTGTCAGTATCAGATCAATAAGCAACATCATTTCATTCCATTTTTAATCTTTCTGGAGCCTTTCAAAGTTGCAGCTGAATGATGAACAGCAGTCGTGACCAGCGGTCTCACTcccatgcacattttttttattgctcccACAGTGGCATGCTACATTCTTCCCTAGTATTCAGACTGCAGACAGCCAATATACAGTGGCTGACCCTTACCAGATTTACCACCTCTTGGAGCATAAGAAAAAAGACGACAGTTAACTAAGCTGATCTTAGATCAGTACAGAAGAGCTGGGAATGGGATGGGATGTGACATTCTCTTTTCATATTGATGTGTAATATACCATCTCTCTGGCTGGATTATGCCACCATAATCATTATTACCTATACTGGGGGATTTGATGGTGATCTTTTCACTAATAGAACTACTTTTGggacagaaaatattaaatagaaCACACTGATTCTTGTTTCTTGTGTTATTTAAGGCTCCTTTACAGAGCCTAGTTAAGACTGGTATGGTCAGGCTCAGTGCCTATACAAGATTCTGCACAATTATGCATAGCAGAATAAAAGTCATACTAAAACATGAAGCTTTGACCTACTTCAGCTCCCCTAGTATAAGTGGCAGCTCTGATGCTGCATTGGCTCTGAGTTAAAGAAATGCAGCATAGTGCAGCTTTAAAATTTTCTATTGtcgttacttttttctttttaaaattttatttagataatttatttttatttatttatttttttttaatgcacataatttcatatttaaaattatcaaaaatattttcattgtaatttattttgaattatttttacaattatatttagcatttatttaacataatttcttaatttctgcacttttaatttttatgtaaatgtatttacactttattattgtaaatatgccacttcagatgcagcttttgTGCTAAGTTGGCATTAGTGGATCATTCTGCAGCAAAGCAAGCCGTGTTATTTTATTCACCAGTGAaggttatattatttaatattgagAGAGCTGAAAGACCATGTTTAGCATAGGATTTCATGTTCTCTGGTCTTTCATTCAGCGCTCACTGCTGAAGGTTATCAAGCCAGTGCTTTTGAATGGGAAATCAGCAGATGCAAATGAGAAATGTCTGCAAAAACACATCCACTGCATCACTGTCATCTTTCCATCCACGCCTGTGTAAAAGTCTTacttaaaaaataacataacGAGCCTGTGCCGATGGCATGAGCCAAAGGTTGACGAGACAAGAACCTCTTTAGTCACAAGTCAATCAGTGTCACAGTGTTTCTGAATATAAACTCAGATGATTCAATTAATTGTGACTCTAATACTAGCTTGCATCAGTAAAAGGCAAAGGACATTTCTCCCATTGACCCATAGAAAAATGTGCAGTTTTCATTTGACACATTACATAACCATGCTCCCTGAGGTTGTTTTAGCCTGTAGGCTATTTAGCAGGCGGTCATGATCACTTGTGTCTTGTGACATTTGTAAAAGCATAATGAAATGCATTCTTGAACGATGCTGATcctgaaaatgtctttttttatttagaatgtgACAAGAATAGCTTGTTTggaaattgttttatgttttaataccGCTGTTAACACTATATGTAGATACTTCACttactgtaaataataaaataggtGTGCCAAATAGTTCTTGATCCACTACTGGCAAGTTCAGAGAAAAGTACTGCCTAAATCAGATAACTGTCTCTTTCCATTAAAAgccatacagtatatttaaaactTGCAGTCAGAATAGAATTCATTAGTGCCTGAGCACTTTTCAGCTTCGTTGGTTTCAATCGGACAAGAAGGTTTTTGCACTTAACAGCTTTATTGAGAGAAAGAACTACAATTCCATGAAGCATTGCAAAAGacaatcaaattaaaaacaatagtgaaatagaaaacaattttcATAATTTCCTTAATTAAAGTTGTTGATTATAtttaaagtgatgtgacatacagccaactatggtgacccatactcagtatTTGTTCTCTGCCttcaacccatccaaagtgtgcgcacacacacacacacacacacacagacagagcagtgggcagccaattaTGCTACCAGTtcgggggtttggtgccttgctcaagggcacctcagtcatggtactaCCAGCCCAAAACTCAAACCCACAAggccacaaccttagggttaggagttaaacACTCCAACCACTATGCCACAACTTCCTAATGGCATGTTTTTATAGAAAGAATATGTTTAAAGTTTGTAGAATCATGGTTATTGTAGTTTTTCATCTTGAATTCCGCTGTCTAGCAAGATAAAATATGCAAACAGGTTTGGCTTGCTGTTTGGCTATAAATCTGACATGACTTTTCAGTGGCAGCATTTTATAATTGAACACAAATATGGAtgatatttgaaaataataagtGAAAAACTTTAAAGGTGAAATTTCTCTGTTTAAAACTTTTACCCATTaaattttgcaattctgtttAGTCATGCTAATTGCTAATTTGACGTTAATTTAGTGATGCTACATTTCCatagtttttctatgtaaac encodes:
- the LOC132114844 gene encoding frataxin, mitochondrial-like, whose translation is MSRLTKCYCHLLSLSSTWKCHQQASRLSTMRSGLELICGGRFRSISSPKTVTRTGVCGGHSQWFDWILKKRELHLSAPLGEKNALQFRELTETEYERLAEETLDALADYFEDLTDESFTGMDYDIVFSNGVLTMKVGSDLGTYVINKQTPNRQIWLSSPISGPKRYDWTGERWVYAHDGMALHNLLSKELSVIFKSNIDLSHLIHS